One part of the Terriglobales bacterium genome encodes these proteins:
- a CDS encoding MBL fold metallo-hydrolase yields the protein MAYIQFLGAAGTVTGSKHLINTTNDERGKQGFQVLVDCGLFQGPKEWRERNWADPPVPPEQIDAVILTHAHLDHSGWIPRLVKCGYRGPIYATPATIDLCSILLPDSGHLQEEDAAFHNKRKTSKHSPALPLYTFEEAQNCLPQFRPVNFGEEVQLRPDFSFRFVRAAHIVGSSMVEAKVKLNGDFRRMMFTGDIGRVRDSQVAPGRVVRSGPTEGQSTDLLVMESTYGNREHPKTDPRPELARLIRETVKRGGSVVVPAFAVERTQKFLFMLKELMEAGEIPKVPVFADSPMAIEAVKIFLKHTEEFSDQTRQLVAKLGSPLEWEGFTFAKTPEESKRINDVKYPCIIVSSSGMVAGGRILHHLLLRLPDPRNLVLFIGFQSPGTRGATIKSGAREVKIFGEFVPIRAQVAAIEQFSDHADTAELLEWLGTFQGKPDQTFLVHGEPEASRLLQAAITKTLGWKVDIAEFREKVHV from the coding sequence TTGGCCTACATCCAGTTCTTAGGCGCCGCCGGTACCGTAACCGGTTCCAAGCATCTCATCAATACCACCAACGACGAACGCGGCAAGCAGGGATTCCAGGTGCTTGTCGACTGCGGTTTGTTTCAGGGCCCGAAGGAATGGCGCGAGCGTAATTGGGCCGATCCGCCGGTACCGCCGGAACAGATTGACGCCGTCATTCTGACGCACGCCCACCTTGATCACTCCGGCTGGATTCCGCGCCTCGTGAAGTGTGGCTATCGTGGTCCGATCTATGCCACGCCCGCCACCATCGATCTCTGCTCCATTCTCCTGCCGGATTCAGGCCACCTGCAGGAAGAAGACGCGGCCTTCCACAACAAACGGAAAACGTCGAAGCACTCGCCTGCATTGCCTCTTTACACCTTCGAGGAAGCGCAAAACTGCCTGCCTCAGTTTCGTCCGGTGAACTTCGGCGAAGAAGTCCAACTCCGTCCCGACTTCAGCTTCCGCTTCGTGCGCGCAGCGCACATCGTGGGATCGTCCATGGTCGAAGCGAAGGTAAAGTTGAACGGCGACTTCCGGCGCATGATGTTCACCGGAGATATCGGACGCGTGCGCGACTCGCAGGTCGCGCCGGGCCGTGTCGTCCGCTCCGGGCCCACCGAGGGACAAAGTACCGATCTGCTGGTGATGGAATCCACGTATGGCAATCGCGAGCATCCCAAGACTGATCCTCGCCCAGAATTGGCGCGCTTGATCCGCGAGACGGTCAAGCGTGGCGGCAGTGTCGTAGTTCCTGCTTTTGCCGTCGAGCGCACTCAGAAGTTTCTGTTCATGTTGAAGGAACTGATGGAGGCCGGAGAGATCCCGAAGGTTCCTGTCTTCGCCGATAGTCCCATGGCGATTGAAGCTGTCAAAATCTTTCTAAAGCACACCGAAGAGTTCAGCGATCAGACCAGGCAGTTGGTTGCGAAGCTCGGATCACCGCTGGAGTGGGAGGGTTTCACCTTCGCCAAGACTCCCGAAGAATCCAAGCGCATCAACGACGTGAAGTATCCCTGCATCATCGTTTCGTCGAGCGGCATGGTTGCCGGCGGACGCATCCTGCATCACCTCCTGCTCCGCCTGCCCGACCCGCGCAACCTCGTGTTGTTTATCGGATTTCAGTCACCCGGCACGCGCGGTGCCACCATTAAGAGCGGTGCAAGGGAAGTGAAGATTTTCGGAGAGTTTGTTCCCATCCGTGCGCAGGTCGCAGCCATCGAGCAGTTCAGCGATCACGCCGACACTGCGGAGCTTCTCGAATGGCTGGGGACCTTCCAGGGAAAGCCTGATCAGACTTTTCTGGTTCACGGCGAGCCTGAAGCTTCACGCCTGTTGCAGGCGGCGATCACGAAGACACTCGGTTGGAAGGTGGACATCGCGGAGTTCCGCGAAAAAGTTCACGTATAA